One region of Rattus norvegicus strain BN/NHsdMcwi chromosome 13, GRCr8, whole genome shotgun sequence genomic DNA includes:
- the Sde2 gene encoding UBL fusion protein SDE2 isoform X1: MAEAAVLAWVRGPGTAWKALPCASVGCSVRDVIYRHCEEQEIPVECFFVKCNGVLVAAGDKVCHGAVYSLEPRLRGGKGGFGSMLRALGAQIEKTTNREACRDLSGRRLRDVNHEKAIPGQAPQREHWMAEWVKQQAEREAEKEQRRLERLQRKLAEPAHCFASPDYQRQCHEMAERLEDSVLKGMQAASSKVVSAEVTETRKRPNRSKTDQGAGAKKKRCFWLGMEGLEAAEGSSTGSSDDSEDDDHEDAPGTSGPSCCARENGSDGGEVAADSPGSVQSSGSGTRSESPKELQNPMTEPGQGILENTGTEPGETSTREHNERKTVTVTETEETPARKETESPEPTEKGQETGVIGEDRAAMALSGEDRKSIPAATPEGSNSGDTALGVEALDLSAFSCAAELELLGLERLKCALMALGLKCGGTLQERAARLFSVRGLSKELIDPTLFAKPSKGKKK, translated from the exons ATGGCGGAGGCTGCTGTGCTGGCGTGGGTTCGCGGCCCCGGTACCGCGTGGAAGGCGCTACCGTGTGCCTCGGTCGGGTGCTCAGTGCGCGATGTAATCTACCGACACTGCGAAGAACAG GAAATTCCTGTGGAATGCTTCTTTGTGAAGTGCAATGGAGTCCTCGTTGCTGCTGGTGACAAGGTGTGCCATGGAGCTGTGTACAGTTTGGAGCCCAGGCTTCGAGGGGGCAAAGGAG GTTTCGGGTCTATGCTTCGAGCACTTGGTGCACAGATTGAAAAGACAACCAATCGAGAAGCCTGCCGGGATCTCAGTGGGAGGAGATTACGAGATGTCAATCATGAGAAAGC AATTCCTGGTCAAGCACCACAGAGGGAGCATTG gatGGCCGAGTGGGTAAAACAGCAAGCTGAGCGAGAGGCTGAAAAGGAGCAAAGGCGCCTGGAGAGACTGCAGCGAAAGCTTGCAGAGCCTGCACACTGCTTTGCCAGCCCTGACTACCAGAGGCAGTGCCATGAAATGGCTGAGCGTCTGGAGGATTCAGTCCTCAAAG GTATGCAGGCTGCCTCCAGCAAGGTGGTGTCAGCAGAGGTCACGGAGACTCGAAAACGGCCTAACAGGTCAAAGACAGACCAGGGAGCTGGTGCAAAGAAAAAGAGGTGCTTTTG GTTGGGCATGGAAGGACTGGAGGCTGCCGAGGGATCCAGTACTGGCAGTTCAGATGACAGTGAAGATGATGACCATGAAGATGCTCCTGGGACCTCGGGGCCTAGCTGCTGTGCCCGGGAAAATGGCAGTGATGGTGGGGAGGTGGCAGCAGACTCTCCTGGCAGTGTTCAGAGCTCAGGATCTGGTACACGCTCTGAGTCGCCTAAAGAGCTTCAGAACCCCATGACTGAGCCTGGGCAGGGCATTTTGGAGAACACAGGAACTGAGCCAGGAGAGACATCTACCAGGGAGCACAATGAGAGGAAGACGGTCACAGTCACAGAAACAGAGGAGACCCCAGcaaggaaggaaacagagagTCCCGAGCCCACAGAAAAGGGCCAAGAGACAGGAGTGATTGGTGAAGACAGAGCTGCCATGGCTTTGTCTGGAGAAGACAGGAAAAGCATCCCTGCTGCTACCCCAGAGGGAAGCAACTCAGGAGACACG GCTCTTGGTGTGGAAGCTCTGGATCTGTCGGCATTCAGCTGTGCAGCCGAGTTGGAGTTGCTGGGTTTGGAGAGGCTCAAGTGTGCACTGATGGCCCTTGGACTGAAGTGCGGGGGAACCCTGCAGGAGCGTGCGGCCAGACTCTTCTCTGTCAGAGGCCTCTCAAAGGAGCTCATTGACCCAACTTTATTTGCCAAGCCTTCAAAAGGGAAGAAGAAGTGA
- the Sde2 gene encoding UBL fusion protein SDE2 isoform X3: MAEWVKQQAEREAEKEQRRLERLQRKLAEPAHCFASPDYQRQCHEMAERLEDSVLKGMQAASSKVVSAEVTETRKRPNRSKTDQGAGAKKKRCFWLGMEGLEAAEGSSTGSSDDSEDDDHEDAPGTSGPSCCARENGSDGGEVAADSPGSVQSSGSGTRSESPKELQNPMTEPGQGILENTGTEPGETSTREHNERKTVTVTETEETPARKETESPEPTEKGQETGVIGEDRAAMALSGEDRKSIPAATPEGSNSGDTALGVEALDLSAFSCAAELELLGLERLKCALMALGLKCGGTLQERAARLFSVRGLSKELIDPTLFAKPSKGKKK; this comes from the exons atGGCCGAGTGGGTAAAACAGCAAGCTGAGCGAGAGGCTGAAAAGGAGCAAAGGCGCCTGGAGAGACTGCAGCGAAAGCTTGCAGAGCCTGCACACTGCTTTGCCAGCCCTGACTACCAGAGGCAGTGCCATGAAATGGCTGAGCGTCTGGAGGATTCAGTCCTCAAAG GTATGCAGGCTGCCTCCAGCAAGGTGGTGTCAGCAGAGGTCACGGAGACTCGAAAACGGCCTAACAGGTCAAAGACAGACCAGGGAGCTGGTGCAAAGAAAAAGAGGTGCTTTTG GTTGGGCATGGAAGGACTGGAGGCTGCCGAGGGATCCAGTACTGGCAGTTCAGATGACAGTGAAGATGATGACCATGAAGATGCTCCTGGGACCTCGGGGCCTAGCTGCTGTGCCCGGGAAAATGGCAGTGATGGTGGGGAGGTGGCAGCAGACTCTCCTGGCAGTGTTCAGAGCTCAGGATCTGGTACACGCTCTGAGTCGCCTAAAGAGCTTCAGAACCCCATGACTGAGCCTGGGCAGGGCATTTTGGAGAACACAGGAACTGAGCCAGGAGAGACATCTACCAGGGAGCACAATGAGAGGAAGACGGTCACAGTCACAGAAACAGAGGAGACCCCAGcaaggaaggaaacagagagTCCCGAGCCCACAGAAAAGGGCCAAGAGACAGGAGTGATTGGTGAAGACAGAGCTGCCATGGCTTTGTCTGGAGAAGACAGGAAAAGCATCCCTGCTGCTACCCCAGAGGGAAGCAACTCAGGAGACACG GCTCTTGGTGTGGAAGCTCTGGATCTGTCGGCATTCAGCTGTGCAGCCGAGTTGGAGTTGCTGGGTTTGGAGAGGCTCAAGTGTGCACTGATGGCCCTTGGACTGAAGTGCGGGGGAACCCTGCAGGAGCGTGCGGCCAGACTCTTCTCTGTCAGAGGCCTCTCAAAGGAGCTCATTGACCCAACTTTATTTGCCAAGCCTTCAAAAGGGAAGAAGAAGTGA
- the Sde2 gene encoding UBL fusion protein SDE2 isoform X5 yields MAEAAVLAWVRGPGTAWKALPCASVGCSVRDVIYRHCEEQEIPVECFFVKCNGVLVAAGDKVCHGAVYSLEPRLRGGKGGFGSMLRALGAQIEKTTNREACRDLSGRRLRDVNHEKAMAEWVKQQAEREAEKEQRRLERLQRKLAEPAHCFASPDYQRQCHEMAERLEDSVLKDSILATSDGAYDCATGAVNTGRSGIRVISSYTVLRLGLNEAWSQAGVVPQWVFSYLRLIS; encoded by the exons ATGGCGGAGGCTGCTGTGCTGGCGTGGGTTCGCGGCCCCGGTACCGCGTGGAAGGCGCTACCGTGTGCCTCGGTCGGGTGCTCAGTGCGCGATGTAATCTACCGACACTGCGAAGAACAG GAAATTCCTGTGGAATGCTTCTTTGTGAAGTGCAATGGAGTCCTCGTTGCTGCTGGTGACAAGGTGTGCCATGGAGCTGTGTACAGTTTGGAGCCCAGGCTTCGAGGGGGCAAAGGAG GTTTCGGGTCTATGCTTCGAGCACTTGGTGCACAGATTGAAAAGACAACCAATCGAGAAGCCTGCCGGGATCTCAGTGGGAGGAGATTACGAGATGTCAATCATGAGAAAGC gatGGCCGAGTGGGTAAAACAGCAAGCTGAGCGAGAGGCTGAAAAGGAGCAAAGGCGCCTGGAGAGACTGCAGCGAAAGCTTGCAGAGCCTGCACACTGCTTTGCCAGCCCTGACTACCAGAGGCAGTGCCATGAAATGGCTGAGCGTCTGGAGGATTCAGTCCTCAAAG ACAGTATCCTAGCTACGAGTGATGGTGCGTATGACTGCGCCACTGGAGCGGTGAACACAGGAAGATCAGGGATCAGGGTCATCTCCAGCTACACAGTGCTGAGGCTTGGACTGAATGAGGCCTGGTCGCAAGCAGGTGTGGTTCCACAGTGGGTTTTTTCCTATTTGAGATTAATCTCATAA
- the Sde2 gene encoding UBL fusion protein SDE2, producing MAEAAVLAWVRGPGTAWKALPCASVGCSVRDVIYRHCEEQEIPVECFFVKCNGVLVAAGDKVCHGAVYSLEPRLRGGKGGFGSMLRALGAQIEKTTNREACRDLSGRRLRDVNHEKAMAEWVKQQAEREAEKEQRRLERLQRKLAEPAHCFASPDYQRQCHEMAERLEDSVLKGMQAASSKVVSAEVTETRKRPNRSKTDQGAGAKKKRCFWLGMEGLEAAEGSSTGSSDDSEDDDHEDAPGTSGPSCCARENGSDGGEVAADSPGSVQSSGSGTRSESPKELQNPMTEPGQGILENTGTEPGETSTREHNERKTVTVTETEETPARKETESPEPTEKGQETGVIGEDRAAMALSGEDRKSIPAATPEGSNSGDTALGVEALDLSAFSCAAELELLGLERLKCALMALGLKCGGTLQERAARLFSVRGLSKELIDPTLFAKPSKGKKK from the exons ATGGCGGAGGCTGCTGTGCTGGCGTGGGTTCGCGGCCCCGGTACCGCGTGGAAGGCGCTACCGTGTGCCTCGGTCGGGTGCTCAGTGCGCGATGTAATCTACCGACACTGCGAAGAACAG GAAATTCCTGTGGAATGCTTCTTTGTGAAGTGCAATGGAGTCCTCGTTGCTGCTGGTGACAAGGTGTGCCATGGAGCTGTGTACAGTTTGGAGCCCAGGCTTCGAGGGGGCAAAGGAG GTTTCGGGTCTATGCTTCGAGCACTTGGTGCACAGATTGAAAAGACAACCAATCGAGAAGCCTGCCGGGATCTCAGTGGGAGGAGATTACGAGATGTCAATCATGAGAAAGC gatGGCCGAGTGGGTAAAACAGCAAGCTGAGCGAGAGGCTGAAAAGGAGCAAAGGCGCCTGGAGAGACTGCAGCGAAAGCTTGCAGAGCCTGCACACTGCTTTGCCAGCCCTGACTACCAGAGGCAGTGCCATGAAATGGCTGAGCGTCTGGAGGATTCAGTCCTCAAAG GTATGCAGGCTGCCTCCAGCAAGGTGGTGTCAGCAGAGGTCACGGAGACTCGAAAACGGCCTAACAGGTCAAAGACAGACCAGGGAGCTGGTGCAAAGAAAAAGAGGTGCTTTTG GTTGGGCATGGAAGGACTGGAGGCTGCCGAGGGATCCAGTACTGGCAGTTCAGATGACAGTGAAGATGATGACCATGAAGATGCTCCTGGGACCTCGGGGCCTAGCTGCTGTGCCCGGGAAAATGGCAGTGATGGTGGGGAGGTGGCAGCAGACTCTCCTGGCAGTGTTCAGAGCTCAGGATCTGGTACACGCTCTGAGTCGCCTAAAGAGCTTCAGAACCCCATGACTGAGCCTGGGCAGGGCATTTTGGAGAACACAGGAACTGAGCCAGGAGAGACATCTACCAGGGAGCACAATGAGAGGAAGACGGTCACAGTCACAGAAACAGAGGAGACCCCAGcaaggaaggaaacagagagTCCCGAGCCCACAGAAAAGGGCCAAGAGACAGGAGTGATTGGTGAAGACAGAGCTGCCATGGCTTTGTCTGGAGAAGACAGGAAAAGCATCCCTGCTGCTACCCCAGAGGGAAGCAACTCAGGAGACACG GCTCTTGGTGTGGAAGCTCTGGATCTGTCGGCATTCAGCTGTGCAGCCGAGTTGGAGTTGCTGGGTTTGGAGAGGCTCAAGTGTGCACTGATGGCCCTTGGACTGAAGTGCGGGGGAACCCTGCAGGAGCGTGCGGCCAGACTCTTCTCTGTCAGAGGCCTCTCAAAGGAGCTCATTGACCCAACTTTATTTGCCAAGCCTTCAAAAGGGAAGAAGAAGTGA
- the Sde2 gene encoding UBL fusion protein SDE2 isoform X4 — MAEAAVLAWVRGPGTAWKALPCASVGCSVRDVIYRHCEEQEIPVECFFVKCNGVLVAAGDKVCHGAVYSLEPRLRGGKGGFGSMLRALGAQIEKTTNREACRDLSGRRLRDVNHEKAIPGQAPQREHWMAEWVKQQAEREAEKEQRRLERLQRKLAEPAHCFASPDYQRQCHEMAERLEDSVLKDSILATSDGAYDCATGAVNTGRSGIRVISSYTVLRLGLNEAWSQAGVVPQWVFSYLRLIS, encoded by the exons ATGGCGGAGGCTGCTGTGCTGGCGTGGGTTCGCGGCCCCGGTACCGCGTGGAAGGCGCTACCGTGTGCCTCGGTCGGGTGCTCAGTGCGCGATGTAATCTACCGACACTGCGAAGAACAG GAAATTCCTGTGGAATGCTTCTTTGTGAAGTGCAATGGAGTCCTCGTTGCTGCTGGTGACAAGGTGTGCCATGGAGCTGTGTACAGTTTGGAGCCCAGGCTTCGAGGGGGCAAAGGAG GTTTCGGGTCTATGCTTCGAGCACTTGGTGCACAGATTGAAAAGACAACCAATCGAGAAGCCTGCCGGGATCTCAGTGGGAGGAGATTACGAGATGTCAATCATGAGAAAGC AATTCCTGGTCAAGCACCACAGAGGGAGCATTG gatGGCCGAGTGGGTAAAACAGCAAGCTGAGCGAGAGGCTGAAAAGGAGCAAAGGCGCCTGGAGAGACTGCAGCGAAAGCTTGCAGAGCCTGCACACTGCTTTGCCAGCCCTGACTACCAGAGGCAGTGCCATGAAATGGCTGAGCGTCTGGAGGATTCAGTCCTCAAAG ACAGTATCCTAGCTACGAGTGATGGTGCGTATGACTGCGCCACTGGAGCGGTGAACACAGGAAGATCAGGGATCAGGGTCATCTCCAGCTACACAGTGCTGAGGCTTGGACTGAATGAGGCCTGGTCGCAAGCAGGTGTGGTTCCACAGTGGGTTTTTTCCTATTTGAGATTAATCTCATAA
- the Sde2 gene encoding UBL fusion protein SDE2 isoform X2: MESSLLLVTRCAMELCTVWSPGFEGAKEVSGLCFEHLVHRLKRQPIEKPAGISVGGDYEMSIMRKQFLVKHHRGSIGECRQCTRSPDAVKRLADCAMAEWVKQQAEREAEKEQRRLERLQRKLAEPAHCFASPDYQRQCHEMAERLEDSVLKGMQAASSKVVSAEVTETRKRPNRSKTDQGAGAKKKRCFWLGMEGLEAAEGSSTGSSDDSEDDDHEDAPGTSGPSCCARENGSDGGEVAADSPGSVQSSGSGTRSESPKELQNPMTEPGQGILENTGTEPGETSTREHNERKTVTVTETEETPARKETESPEPTEKGQETGVIGEDRAAMALSGEDRKSIPAATPEGSNSGDTALGVEALDLSAFSCAAELELLGLERLKCALMALGLKCGGTLQERAARLFSVRGLSKELIDPTLFAKPSKGKKK, encoded by the exons ATGGAGTCCTCGTTGCTGCTGGTGACAAGGTGTGCCATGGAGCTGTGTACAGTTTGGAGCCCAGGCTTCGAGGGGGCAAAGGAG GTTTCGGGTCTATGCTTCGAGCACTTGGTGCACAGATTGAAAAGACAACCAATCGAGAAGCCTGCCGGGATCTCAGTGGGAGGAGATTACGAGATGTCAATCATGAGAAAGC AATTCCTGGTCAAGCACCACAGAGGGAGCATTGGTGAGTGCAGACAGTGTACTCGATCACCTGATGCAGTGAAGAGATTGGCGGACTGTGC gatGGCCGAGTGGGTAAAACAGCAAGCTGAGCGAGAGGCTGAAAAGGAGCAAAGGCGCCTGGAGAGACTGCAGCGAAAGCTTGCAGAGCCTGCACACTGCTTTGCCAGCCCTGACTACCAGAGGCAGTGCCATGAAATGGCTGAGCGTCTGGAGGATTCAGTCCTCAAAG GTATGCAGGCTGCCTCCAGCAAGGTGGTGTCAGCAGAGGTCACGGAGACTCGAAAACGGCCTAACAGGTCAAAGACAGACCAGGGAGCTGGTGCAAAGAAAAAGAGGTGCTTTTG GTTGGGCATGGAAGGACTGGAGGCTGCCGAGGGATCCAGTACTGGCAGTTCAGATGACAGTGAAGATGATGACCATGAAGATGCTCCTGGGACCTCGGGGCCTAGCTGCTGTGCCCGGGAAAATGGCAGTGATGGTGGGGAGGTGGCAGCAGACTCTCCTGGCAGTGTTCAGAGCTCAGGATCTGGTACACGCTCTGAGTCGCCTAAAGAGCTTCAGAACCCCATGACTGAGCCTGGGCAGGGCATTTTGGAGAACACAGGAACTGAGCCAGGAGAGACATCTACCAGGGAGCACAATGAGAGGAAGACGGTCACAGTCACAGAAACAGAGGAGACCCCAGcaaggaaggaaacagagagTCCCGAGCCCACAGAAAAGGGCCAAGAGACAGGAGTGATTGGTGAAGACAGAGCTGCCATGGCTTTGTCTGGAGAAGACAGGAAAAGCATCCCTGCTGCTACCCCAGAGGGAAGCAACTCAGGAGACACG GCTCTTGGTGTGGAAGCTCTGGATCTGTCGGCATTCAGCTGTGCAGCCGAGTTGGAGTTGCTGGGTTTGGAGAGGCTCAAGTGTGCACTGATGGCCCTTGGACTGAAGTGCGGGGGAACCCTGCAGGAGCGTGCGGCCAGACTCTTCTCTGTCAGAGGCCTCTCAAAGGAGCTCATTGACCCAACTTTATTTGCCAAGCCTTCAAAAGGGAAGAAGAAGTGA